Proteins from one Pochonia chlamydosporia 170 chromosome Unknown PCv3seq00021, whole genome shotgun sequence genomic window:
- a CDS encoding reverse transcriptase (similar to Metarhizium robertsii ARSEF 23 XP_007816557.1): MVISQPATPERGAGAQLDQQYPDSFNLRARQQLWKTGHPVTLQPFQPSSSPTRSLTAYDKDRGNRRNGRLDKGSQHRTTNRFAALAEEDNATQTPTPVFDLEAETEEIINTQQERLDIRAKVLRTYAEAITACTRKFTTGYGLHIANEFQNTLLRHWNQFVRAEEPLILENKNTPAPSSLTGTSNATPPTPAARENTRTNKLVSFANIAENASRQAPGDVHVQPHRRQNTTIADRTDRRVLLRLKSGSSFFEKGLQIRLALKDKLAIASQDIQDIKPTNTGWAIVARNEKIQQLILEKQNEWGPCIDLDIAEKQIPWHTYLIKNFPKTIHSWDGTLLDFETTIEEEIKAQTGQKPERWHVSQKPNNEDPTKATLVISFLKPLNSNFRLLGQGSYSFKLTKPKKLSQCTHCWNFHPPTRCIATKVCVRCGIKDNAHSADRCDNTTKCANCYGAHEANYENCYARPQKLRGNFQKLSKTQLIYARQLGQEDFKRKNNTQQTDSDQPPLAEEGDKDARPLQDAEMSGTEPIQTTQAPETHSVNIVDHEEREVGTPGVRENEKDDEETEEEVAGEEEAEEEEEEEGEEEEEEAEEQEIQEALPPPAQSYPIGTNTRQDQHSYPKHHFYITQKGTSHTVTKQNSTASPSTTRDQYFTIKKQFRPQPRTDNIEPPSEATAREPPSETTSREIIEVRTPRRTSATHSPPSSPPLAARRRDQSPSKIRRITTRGPNVDKGEGAHCAALQLASQEGYNIVLIQEPNTSYNAQKGLCRTQHHPGFLCFSPVDTRNIQAEQLLPARHRDLLWVKVNGTVILNIYNRPEEETSLDVIESWTPPNRCIVAGDMNAFHPLWQADRGASQDGTRIFNWTQEHDLVLLNDPETSTTMPRLNKRSSTIDLVFSNISTATTTVEEHLTTGSLHYTIGTEIPDNESSPRTSGKVHVTLPEEIKAFTKHVAGAALSLPTFIRTRQDIDDTARQLLQTLQDAAKACGRLSKGKRARQNPWWSKECNKAHENLRAARYTTETRHGEEVQRARIYFKRIVRRAKRNFWRTIVADITDPADVFQITRWIKPRQQLQPPPIQHGSKVYTTNLERANVLRKEKLERRDVSDDIPDPWTPTVSPTQQIPFSAHISTSEAQDALLKTGNTTPGMDGITTKMLQAIWPSISHVTTLLYNACLTLGYHPTAFKTAEVAMIPKLNKRDLSDVSAWRPISLLSCLSKGLERVIGRRLAYLAVKYKVLHPNQAGALPKRSATDIVTALIYDVERALGNGKIATLVTMDVKGAFDAILPNRLVLRLRQQGWPDFLDAKTEPAELPCGLPQGSPISPILYLLATTPIYSLLGATERYGYADDTAMLFTGDSLEETTAKANAAIAAMEAWGQQEAFSFDPDKTEVMHFSRKRDRSSPTVCHQGQEVKAQKAMRWLGVWLDRRLTFSTHIDKWSLKASKVVSQLRFVNNTVRGTSAVAARRAVYAVALPTLFYGLDTWFPGFPSESTHRKARTITKTQLSKIQVILNKACHAVLPVWKTTPRVILWKEAAIPPAEIILKQHQARTALRYAMLDAAHPQYMGRTLQRHSRLLRTAACAKEVERPRLIPRRFDDSIPTEAAGNRPPKETAVLQFQHWLQDKPAGFIVFSDGSKTERDTAGYGFAVFHKGRLVDWGSGQLGRREVFDAEIHGALEGLQRALLANLANEPITVCMDNTSVIDCIGTTAPNSSQACFRTFQRVGDKHPYRYLSNGAQAIATSLEIVEIVIL; the protein is encoded by the exons ATGGTTATCTCCCAACCAGCCACGCCAGAGCGTGGCGCTGGGGCTCAGCTTGACCAGCAGTACCCGGATAGCTTCAACCTTAGAGCTCGCCAACAGCTTTGGAAAACAGGCCATCCGGTAACCCTCCAACCATTTCAACCCAGCAGCAGCCCAACCCGCAGTCTGACAGCATACGACAAGGACAGAGGAAATCGCCGCAACGGACGACTGGACAAGGGCAGCCAACACAGGACAACCAACAGGTTTGCAGCCCTTGCAGAAGAGGACAACGCCACACAAACGCCAACCCCAGTTTTCGATCTGGAAGCTGAGACGGAAGAAATCATCAATACGCAGCAGGAGAGACTCGACATACGCGCTAAGGTCCTTAGAACCTACGCAGAAGCAATAACAGCCTGCACGCGAAAATTCACCACAGGTTACGGACTACACATTGCCAATGAGTTTCAGAACACCCTCCTCCGACATTGGAACCAGTTTGTACGCGCAGAAGAACCGCTCATACTAGAAAATAAGAACACCCCGGCTCCAAGCTCACTCACAGGAACAAGCAATGCTacgccaccaacaccagccgCCAGAGAAAACACCAGAACCAACAAGTTGGTGAGCTTCGCCAACATCGCGGAAAATGCCTCACGCCAGGCACCAGGGGATGTACACGTGCAACcccaccgccgccaaaacaCAACTATTGCGGATCGCACCGATCGCAGGGTCCTTCTCCGCTTGAAGAGtggctcctccttcttcgagaAGGGCTTACAGATCCGCCTTGCACTAAAGGACAAGCTCGCTATTGCATCCCAGgacatccaagacatcaagccAACAAATACAGGATGGGCAATTGTGGCCCGGAACGAGAAAATTCAGCAGCTCattctggagaagcagaacgAATGGGGCCCATGTATCGACTTAGATATTGCAGAGAAACAAATCCCATGGCACACCTACCTGATCAAGAACTTCCCTAAGACTATCCACTCTTGGGACGGCACCCTTCTGGACTTCGAGACAACGATTGAAGAAGAGATTAAAGCCCAAACAGGGCAAAAGCCAGAACGATGGCATGTCTCGCAAAAGCCCAATAATGAGGATCCGACCAAAGCAACACTGGTCATCTCATTCCTTAAGCCGCTGAACAGCAACTTCCGGCTACTCGGACAGGGAAGCTACTCCTTTAAACTCACCAAACCAAAGAAACTGTCTCAGTGCACCCACTGTTGGAACTTTCACCCGCCAACTCGCTGCATCGCTACAAAAGTCTGTGTTCGCTGTGGCATCAAGGATAATGCGCACAGCGCTGACAGGTGCGACAATACGACAAAATGCGCGAACTGCTATGGCGCACATGAAGCCAACTACGAGAACTGCTACGCCCGCCCACAGAAACTTCGCGGCAATTTCCAGAAACTCTCAAAGACTCAGCTTATCTACGCCAGGCAACTAGGACAAGAAGACTTCAAACGAAAGAACAATACACAGCAAACTGACAGTGACCAACCCCCCCTTGCTGAGGAGGGTGATAAAGATGCCCGCCCCCTACAGGATGCCGAGATGAGCGGCACAGAGCCAATTCAGACAACCCAGGCCCCAGAAACACACTCAGTAAATATTGTTGATCACGAAGAGAGAGAAGTAGGTACCCCGGGAGTGAGGGAAAACGAAAAGGACGATGAAGAaaccgaagaagaagtagcaggggaggaggaagcagaggaagaggaagaagaagaaggagaggaagaggaagaggaagcagaggaaCAAGAGATTCAGGAAGCACTACCTCCACCAGCACAGTCGTACCCAATAGGAACCAACACAAGACAGGACCAACACTCCTATCCCAAGCACCATTTCTATATCACCCAGAAGGGTACATCACACACAGTCACCAAGCAAAATTCCACGGCCAGTCCCAGCACAACCAGGGACCAGTACTTCACCATTAAAAAGCAGTTTCGACCTCAACCCCGAACTGACAACATAGAGCCACCAAGCGAAGCCACTGCCCGGGAACCACCTAGCGAAACCACCTCCCGAGAAATCATTGAAGTACGTACACCTAGGCGGACTTCAGCCACGCACTCGCCGCCTAGCAGCCCTCCACTAGCTGCCAGAAGGCGAGACCAGTCACCAAGCAAAATACGACGCATCACCACACGCGGAC CAAACGTGGACAAAGGCGAGGGAGCTCACTGCGCGGCCCTCCAACTTGCATCTCAGGAGGGCTACAATATAGTACTCATACAGGAACCAAACACATCTTACAACGCACAAAAAGGCCTCTGCAGAACACAGCACCATCCTGGCTTCCTCTGTTTCAGCCCCGTCGACA CTAGGAATATCCAAGCTGAACAACTTCTCCCAGCACGTCACCGAGACCTTCTCTGGGTTAAAGTGAATGGAACCGTGATCCTTAACATCTACAACAGGCCAGAGGAGGAAACCTCACTGGATGTTATTGAGTCATGGACCCCGCCAAACCGATGCATTGTCGCAGGAGACATGAACGCATTCCATCCATTGTGGCAAGCAGATCGGGGGGCATCACAGGATGGCACAAGGATCTTTAACTGGACTCAAGAACACGACCTAGTCCTCCTTAATGACCCTGaaacctcaaccacaatgccaAGGCTAAACAAAAGATCTAGCACAATTGACCTGGTCTTCTCTAACATCTCTACAGCTACTACAACCGTGGAAGAACACCTCACCACTGGATCGCTGCATTACACGATCGGTACAGAGATTCCAGACAACGAGAGCAGCCCTAGGACCTCGGGGAAAGTCCACGTCACTCTACCAGAGGAAATTAAGGCTTTTACGAAACATGTGGCCGGCGCAGCCCTGTCACTACCAACGTTCATccgcaccagacaagatATTGATGATACTGCTAGACAACTTCTACAAACCCTGCAAGACGCGGCAAAAGCTTGCGGCCGATTGAGTAAAGGAAAAAGAGCCCGACAGAATCCTTGGTGGAGCAAAGAGTGTAACAAAGCACATGAGAACCTTCGCGCTGCTCGATACACTACAGAAACCCGTCATGGGGAAGAAGTCCAACGCGCTAGAATCTACTTTAAACGCATTGTCCGCCGTGCAAAGCGAAACTTCTGGCGCACTATTGTTGCAGATATCACAGACCCAGCTGACGTATTCCAGATTACTCGCTGGAtaaagccaaggcaacagcTACAACCTCCGCCAATCCAACACGGAAGCAAAGTCTACACAACAAACTTAGAACGTGCTAATGTCCtgcgcaaggagaagctcgaaAGACGGGACGTATCAGATGATATCCCAGATCCATGGACCCCCACAGTTTCACCAACCCAACAAATCCCTTTCTCGGCACACATCTCAACCAGCGAAGCCCAGGATGCACTACTGAAAACGGGAAACACCACTCCTGGAATGGACGGTATTACAACGAAAATGCTCCAAGCAATCTGGCCAAGTATTTCGCATGTCACCACACTCCTCTATAACGCTTGCCTCACCCTAGGATACCACCCAACTGCCTTTAAAACAGCAGAGGTGGCAATGATTCCGAAACTCAATAAGAGAGACCTCAGTGATGTCTCCGCGTGGCGCCCCATCTCCCTTCTTTCCTGCCTGTCTAAAGGCCTAGAACGAGTAATCGGTCGGCGTCTCGCCTACCTAGCTGTCAAGTACAAAGTCCTCCATCCGAACCAGGCTGGAGCACTCCCAAAACGAAGCGCCACAGACATAGTTACCGCACTTATCTACGATGTTGAACGTGCCCTAGGTAACGGCAAGATCGCCACACTTGTTACAATGGATGTTAAAGGAGCGTTTGATGCTATTCTCCCCAATAGGCTAGTCCTACGACTCCGACAACAAGGATGGCCGGATTTCCTG GATGCTAAAACAGAACCCGCAGAGCTGCCATGCGGCCTCCCTCAAGGCTCGCCGATATCACCCATTCTCTATCTCCTAGCCACCACCCCTATCTACTCCCTTCTAGGAGCAACAGAGAGGTATGGCTACGCAGACGATACAGCAATGCTCTTCACAGGAGACAGCCTGGAGGAGACcactgcaaaagcaaacgCGGCAATTGCTGCAATGGAAGCATGGGGGCAACAGGAGGCTTTTTCCTTCgacccagacaagacagaggTTATGCACTTCTCCAGAAAAAGGGATAGAAGCTCCCCAACAGTCTGtcaccaaggccaggagGTTAAGGCACAAAAGGCAATGCGTTGGCTGGGAGTCTGGCTTGACCGCAGGCTCACCTTTAGCACGCACATCGATAAATGGTCGCTTAAGGCAAGTAAGGTTGTCTCACAGCTACGGTTCGTTAACAATACAGTACGCGGAACGTCAGCAGTAGCGGCCAGGAGAGCAGTATATGCAGTTGCCCTACCCACACTCTTTTACGGGCTGGACACATGGTTCCCTGGCTTCCCTTCTGAGTCAACCCACAGGAAAGCAAGGACGATCACCAAAACTCAACTCTCGAAAATCCAAGTAATCCTGAATAAGGCCTGCCACGCAGTCCTACCTGTTTGGAAGACCACCCCACGAGTTATTCTTTGGAAAGAGGCAGCAATTCCGCCGGCAGAAATCATACTAAAGCAGCATCAAGCGCGCACGGCGCTTCGCTACGCCATGCTAGACGCAGCACACCCA CAATACATGGGCCGAACTCTGCAGAGGCATAGCCGACTCCTCCGAACAGCGGCATGTGCAAAGGAAGTTGAACGACCAAGGCTTATCCCACGCCGCTTTGATGATAGCATCCCGACTGAAGCTGCAGGAAACAGaccaccaaaagaaaccGCCGTGCTGCAATTCCAACACTGGCTTCAGGATAAGCCCGCGGGATTCATTGTCTTTAGCGATGGCtccaagacagaaagagACACCGCAGGGTACGGATTTGCAGTGTTCCACAAGGGACGCCTTGTTGATTGGGGCTCTGGCCAACTAGGCCGCAGAGAAGTCTTTGACGCAGAGATCCACGGCGCATTAGAAGGACTTCAACGCGCTTTACTCGCTAATCTTGCTAACGAACCAATTACAGTCTGTATGGATAATACCTCCGTTATTGACTGTATAGGAACGACAGCACCAAACTCCTCACAGGCCTGCTTTAGAACCTTTCAGAGGGTAGGAGACAAGCATCCATACAGGTATCTGTCAAATGGTGCCCAGGCCATAGCAACATCTTTGGAAATAGTTGAAATTGTGATTCTTTAA